The nucleotide sequence AGATGATACTCATGTTGACTTGTATTTAATGCagttaaatgcaatattttattataaattgtgtaatttaaataagttttaaatagtgataacctttatttttttaaaacatcatGTTAtagatttacatattatgtagttatattTGATTAACCTGAAATAATTCTTGAGAATGTGTgtcaaataaatcattacatcTTCAGTCAATTCTATACTTTAATCTGTGAAATAAAGTTATCAACAACAtaacaatgtattattttatgtatgatttTTCCGAATCttgataatacataatatacaagatataaatattatttaatgtctcAAGCATTATTATCTAgagaataaagaattaaataatataagcagcATTTTATGTAGGAAGGTGTAGCTATTACTTTacttatgtgtataatataatatattcagtatTTACGTTGTATGGAGGCACTTCATTTAATGCACTTAAACCAATCAAACCACACATCTTAATTAATGATTCCAATCAGGCAAAATTTGTGTTTCCAGTTAGATTCCTGTCtacttttctattttataagtacattaATCACCttacataatgtattttaaagtacAGGCAGTgtcttttattacaataattattggtattatgattaatgacaaatcttacaaaaatatgGTCATATGGAACATATCCAAGCAGTATAAAAGTTGTACTTCTTATATTGAACATGGCTCTTACTTATCTCATTGagcaatattacaatattaagcatatatgtatataacaaatttgaaGTATACATTTTCAAAAGATCTATTACAGGAATGGatctaaatgtaaaatacagtaggttaaacacatttatttacaggCTTTGAtggaaaactaataaaatgcGAGTCTATATCTAGAAAATGTTATCTCAAATATCACACAACTAACTTATGAATGCAGTTGAATAtatgaaagtaaatattttctacattttatgtaattgaGTATTTGGCCAATATATTTCAGGTTCAGAAGACAATATCATTCATCACATTAATAGAACTAACTTACTGCGAActtgttgaaattattaactggacttataaaattatgcacTTATGTAAGAATTGAAAAcactttcatataattaatttcatgcaACATTATGTACAACACTTCACACACAGAATAAGTCTTGAACATCACCTGTTGTATTGCTTAAGGAAATTTCAAATTCTCGATCCTTTTTGTTGCAGTACCATTGCACGGTCTGTTGGCTCAATATCATTACTATTTGGATTGTTACCACATTCTCTACTCACCACACACAGAAATTCGGCATGATCCTCATTACCGTAATTATATTGCGAACCGATATTAATCAACTGTTCAAATTTCCATCCATCAGACATAGATGAAACCATTTGCGTCAACTCTTCTTCGTGAAATTGTAATACTCTATATACATGATTTTTAGAGTCTTTCGATGGACCCGTTTCTCTTTGAGAAATTCTTTctttaactaatttaataagctctgttatattgtaaaactCGGCTTCTTCTAAAACACCTTCTTCAGCTATGTCATTGTTGATGACCAACTTTCCATGTCGTAAATAGTTGAGAACTGGGGAAAAGTAAGTTGGATCTCTGTCTATTAAATAAGCACCAGTTTCATCCTGTAACaacattattcatattttataaaaatttagacCTTACCCACTTTAAAGAAACTTAGTTACAAACTAACCTTATCTGAAATTAAGTCACTGTCTTCTTGTACTAATCGATACAAAAATGAGTTTGTGTCTCTAGACAATGTagtttttgttgttaaaaaatatgtaccgCCAACGTTTAATTTAACCCATTGTTTACTGCTACGTCTTTCAttgttatatgtttgtatattttcattactaAAACCACCGCCACCTACGTGACCCGCCATGGTTACAATTCCATAAATACTAGAGTagaattacaatttacatagtTCTGATCAGTGTTGCCACATTGTTTTTCAAGAAAAGGCAATTAGACACTTCCAAAAGagctaaaaattaataaaagcgtgtaatTGCGAAAAACTTGCACTTTATACTGTTCTGGCTGTTTAGGGGGACCTTTAGAACTTCAATGGCAAATTAGAACGCTCACTTAGTAAACAAGCCATACCGTAGCAtgtaataaaagcaaaaaagaTTTTAcgagataattatatataatagagagctaaaaatacgaaatagAACTAGAtttcccttttttatttattaatatggcttcaaaaaaaacaacttattttatattttaattttattttttaataattaataacattactaCCTAAACTTCCAGGACAACCAGACGTATTGAGATAGAGGAGAGGAGTAGGGCagagcataaatataatacaaaagattaaatatacaaattatacacaagttaattaatatatgtatttgtttgagGCTCCGAAAAATGCTAGATTCCGCCCGAAAAGGCTAAGGTTGCTACCTTAGCCTTTAACACTGGTTCTGAGTTTTCTTCAGTCTCAATCTACATCTTGTTTAAATGTCTATTCTTTGATATACAGTCTACACTCTACACAGTGTTACCAGTcgactttatatataaacattatttatgaaagcACGTCTTTTTGAGGAAAACTGTTTTTTGTAcaaagcatttattataataaatcatataaaatggctacatgtaattataaatatgtataaataagtaataactatatattttttttaataatttgacattatttatgtcaaaaaAAGTTTCATAGACACTAGAAGTCTATATCGCTACTGCGTTTGGAAAGttcgaatattttattgtcaaatAATTGTTGAATTGTGTAGTctgaatgttaatttatttaatattgaatcatTTTAGCTAAGCTTTTTGTGACAAATAATTTGCTTAATAACTGTAAAATGCGTAGATAAACTGGCATTTAAGtgtattttatacgaaaatgAGTAATAATCTAGAAAATGATCGTTCAATCACAACTGGAAAAATGTATCCAATCGACTTAGCTCCACAAAAAATTACGATAGTAAAGAGTATTTCTAATGCGGATGTTAAAATGGCTCATCTAATACCAGGCCAATCGAAGTCTTCTGgttcaaatcaaattattacacATACAAACGCTGGTTCCGTGGGTCTAATGCGTACAGCTACTGCAGCTCAAATAATATCTTCAGGCGTAGCTTCAcaggtatttttttacatattgcttagttagttttttattacgaaTTGAAATGATCCATTCATTGATCTGTTACGAAGAAGTGTGAAGAGcattgtaatatatacattacattcttaaaatcattattcatCGTTTTTCcttcatttttttgtatttgctaAGCTAGATTTTGTATTGCTTTATTACAGGGAACTCAGATTGTATCACAAGGCAATCAGTTAATAGGACAAAATACGCAAATTTTGACACAATCCCAACTTATATCAAGCAGTCAATTGCTAAGTCCTGGTACACAAATAATTAGTCAAGGAACTCAACTATCTGCACAGGTTTCCAATACTAGTAATCATGGTAATAATACTCAAGTGAGTGTCACATCAACAGTCAGCGGAAACCCAGTATTGAATGTTGGGGGCCAACTTGTCAGTGGTGCAGGAAATTTAGTTGTTAGTTCTACAGTGAGGACCCTTCCACCCAGTGTGAGAGTACTTCCACCGATTCCACACCATAACCCAAGACcaggtaaaattaattattctataacataataatcttCTCTTCCTTAATAccacaatataatacaataccaCAATATAACACATAATCTTACCTTAATAATCCTACCTTTTAGtgtttacatataatacatactaaaaaagatatttcatattatagtattgtagtcacaatacttttaaaacataattttttttactgctTTTCAGTTCTCACAAGTGTTAACGTAAGCAGTGCAAGCGGTGTGCTGGTCAGCAAAAGTGTTACAAGTCATGTTCCACGGGGCCTGGCAGCTGGTGCCTCATTAGCTGTTCGTCCTGTAGCTGCATCAACACAGCCCAATGTGAACCAAGGTAATGAATAATAAGAAGGGTATGAATCAGAATGAGCAAATACTTTGTTTCATTATCTAGGTGGCTGAAAAATCTTTCAACCATCTTGATCatagtattttgtttacatatataatatagatattaattctgttaaaaaattgttttttaggAATCAGtggtgaaagaaattatttctACCTTAAGAAATGTTTTCCTTAATTTCATTTGGTACAAGTTTtgaaaatcaaacatttaaaagcaaattctaactatatttactatatatccAAAAGGGAATAACGCTTGGTCTGGAAGCAATCGGGGTCGTGGTGCCTTAGTGTATGGCTCTAGAGGTATGGGCCGCGGGGCTCCGCCGCGACAACCGTCGCCTGCGCCTTCACCTTCCCACACTACAGCCACACAAATCTCACAGCCACCTCACTCAGCTATTGTGACTTTACCCAGCTCTACTGTTCTCACATGTGAgtatactatttaaaattactttttatacttgatttattattaatctaattattgtataacaaataacatacttatttcttttaatgtaacatttcTTAGAATTAATCTCAATGAAAtggtcaattattatttataccaatATTTCTGCTTCAGTTTCATTCatgaagattttaatatagatacaagataaatttcaattactttttatctatGCTATAAAGTATTTGCTACcatcttttaaactattaatatttattatctttccACATAGGAATTAAAGCCACTAGACCTTGCTGTACGCTAAGACCTTGAAATTATTGACTGTTGATAAAGAAACACtgaagttaatttttatgttgaaattaaatttgctttGTACAATTCTGCCAGTATCACGTTGGGAAGattatacacaatttattaaattttgctaTATTAATTGATGTCAATCAAATTGCAGATAcctaaaacaaagaaacatacTTGAACATACATTTCTTGCAAGGCAAagattatgtataaaatttgagtATTAATGACAGTAAAATCAAATGGGATTTTGTGGTTTGTGAACAGTTAATatctgtttaatattaaagttaacaCTCGAAATatccaaattataaaaatctgatTAAACAATGTTGCATATTCTATTTAGCCAGTGGAGTTATATCAAGCACAGTGCGCGGTGGTGTGGTTGGAGTGGCCAGTGGTCCCTCAACTAGACCTAAAACTCCGACACCGCCTCCTGCGACAGCTAGACCGTTGCNNNNNNNNNNNNNNNNNNNNNNNNNNNNNNNNNNNNNNNNNNNNNNNNNNNNNNNNNNNNNNNNNNNNNNNNNNNNNNNNNNNNNNNNNNNNNNNNNNNNaataaatttaataatttagctTGATATTTTAAGGcgatatttagataattatttatagttagcTACTTACTCTGACTTCGTCCGGATTGACTTGGGGTAAATAACAAAGCCCAAGGTGCCTTCGcggaagatatttttaaatcgattgaCTAGGTACACTAAGTACTATctgaactttaaataaaattatcataaataatatctaaaaataatagcatttataatagttgagacaataataacaatcaataaattattggtaGTGGTTAatggtttaaataatttttcattttatttattattatgatctaTTACGCAATATCTAAGGAAAACTCATATttgagataaatatatttttattacttgtgGCCAGGtcagcatattttttttttgttcacagTACCTAGACACTTTAGGATTATTATTGACGgagaaattttacaattaattgtaataataataaaatgaataatccgtaaacaaaaaatatttgcaaatctagatttttttttatgtcatcgtcggcaatggagctggtggctcgcctgatggtaagcgctaccaccgcccatgaacatttggagaggcgtaaggtcgattacGATATAATGTTACTTTTCGATTGCTTAAATACATCTAGGTTAGGTTAGTtgctattttgtttgtttgtcgcTTTTTCTTTTGAAGGCGCATTTAGTATAGTGTAAAATTTCTCGATAGTCTACGAGACTATACACCGTAGCTAATGTCTGTAGCTGGAAACTTAGAGATATCAGAGTCTGAATATTACgagtaatatgataatatctaaagggtattattttatcatataaaataaatgtcggGAATGCTATAATACTAAGAACATTGGGTTATATTGCGTTATATCACGTCCGTTGCTGTTGTtgtatgttattgttaatgtTACTTATTGGTTT is from Zerene cesonia ecotype Mississippi chromosome 15, Zerene_cesonia_1.1, whole genome shotgun sequence and encodes:
- the LOC119832499 gene encoding uncharacterized protein LOC119832499; protein product: MSNNLENDRSITTGKMYPIDLAPQKITIVKSISNADVKMAHLIPGQSKSSGSNQIITHTNAGSVGLMRTATAAQIISSGVASQGTQIVSQGNQLIGQNTQILTQSQLISSSQLLSPGTQIISQGTQLSAQVSNTSNHGNNTQVSVTSTVSGNPVLNVGGQLVSGAGNLVVSSTVRTLPPSVRVLPPIPHHNPRPVLTSVNVSSASGVLVSKSVTSHVPRGLAAGASLAVRPVAASTQPNVNQGNNAWSGSNRGRGALVYGSRGMGRGAPPRQPSPAPSPSHTTATQISQPPHSAIVTLPSSTVLTSSGVISSTVRGGVVGVASGPSTRPKTPTPPPATARPG
- the LOC119832702 gene encoding BTB/POZ domain-containing protein KCTD5, which produces MAGHVGGGGFSNENIQTYNNERRSSKQWVKLNVGGTYFLTTKTTLSRDTNSFLYRLVQEDSDLISDKDETGAYLIDRDPTYFSPVLNYLRHGKLVINNDIAEEGVLEEAEFYNITELIKLVKERISQRETGPSKDSKNHVYRVLQFHEEELTQMVSSMSDGWKFEQLINIGSQYNYGNEDHAEFLCVVSRECGNNPNSNDIEPTDRAMVLQQKGSRI